The genome window TGCCTGTACTTAaaatgttgctattttgttcatcacGGACTTGTTGGCATTCATCTTTCTTTTGTGAAATACACATCATCTTGACCGTGGGGTTCTGTGCCCAGTGCAAGCCCTTCACCTCGCCCTGGTCCCGGCTCTGACTCCCACGTGGTGCTGTCAGTCACCCGTCCTGCTGCCTGCACAAGCCTCGACACCCGTGATGGCTCTGGTTTCAGTCTGTTCCTGCATCTCTTCCCCACATGCCACCGTGTGCTGGTCACTCCTTTTCAGTCAAAAAGTCATGTGATCAAGACACGACTTATGATGAAAATCCTGCTCCTGAATCCATCTCTGTCATTCTCCAGTCGACGGGTACAGGCCGAAGAAAGGCAAAAACTCGTGTCACTTTATAAAAATGTCAGGATCCCATTGTCGGGAGACGAAGAGGAGGGCTCCGGGGGTGAGGCCCGGTGAGGCCACTTACCTGCTTCCAGAGAACGAGGCGGGGCTGGAGAAGCTCGTTCCTGCGGGCAAAGGGCCGGCCAGCGAGTCTCGTCGGCCCCAGAGTCACCTGAACCCCGGGCCGCAGGGTTCGGCGTCCAGAGGCAAAGCTGAGCGGGAGTTGGGGTTTGAGTTGGGAAAGGTGAGTATCACACCTGGAGAAATAAACTTCCCTCAAAGTACCCAGAGGGGCGAATGGCCGTCGGGTTGCCAGTTTCCTCCTGCAGGGCGATTCCAGGCGTGAGAACAGAGGTCAGGACACTAAACGTCCCCCTCCGGCGCGCCCAGCCCTGCGGCCGTGTCCCGAGTCCGGAGCAAGATCGCTAGTCCCAGGCCCAAGACCCTGTAAGAGAGATGCCCGCCATGCCAGCGGATccttgtggggtggggggggcgatATACGTGCTCATCTAAACCTCATTTTGTAGTTCTGAGACTCTTGGGTACCTGCTCAAAAAAATTCAAAGGCAAAACTGTAGAGAGGCAGCATCTGTCGGCCGCATTGACCGAGCCCGTGTGGGTGTCCTGCACAAACCGCAGGGGGACCTCAGACAGGGCCCAAGGCCAGGGGCAGAGGGGGGCCGGCGCCTGCCCGGGCCCCCAGCCCCGGCAAAGGAAGCAGGGTCTTCACTGTCTTTTCGTTACATCGAATTAGAACTTTTTTATATtctttccctccctgcccctgcctcatGCTTTTACAAAGCTTGAATACAGAGagtgtgaaaataattttaaaattcagttttcacTGTCCTTATCAGACAAATAACATTCATTATATCCTGAAAATCCCACTAtttatgcctttctttttccatgcTTTTCACCTCTTTCATCTCCATTTCTGTTCCTCACTTATTAGAATCTCAGTAACATTATGTCTGCATTTTAGCTATTAGATCGAAAAGAATAAAGCATATTGAAAAGAAGAGATCGAAGCAGAGGTTAGGAAAGGACGCACGAGTAGAACCGGGACAGCCAATGAGGCGCGGGCCTCGCTGGCCAGTGTGGGGCGCAGGTGACGTCAGGAGAGGCGGGCGCCCGAGAACACGCGCGCGGCTGACGCCAGGGGACCGGGTCCCCGAGCGCCCTACGGAGAGAGCACCAGGTGTGCGTAACGGGAAACAAACTCATACGTACAGCGGTTTTTGCTTTTTGGTTCTCAGCGTTCATGAATAATTGTAACTTAATTGGCAAAGAGAAAACCCATCTTGTTAAATGGGAAAGAGAGACTGccaggattttttcttttcttaccccCGACCAGAAACACAAGTAATTCTTTGGCGCGGTCTCCCGGAGCACCGTAGGGAACCGTAAGCAAAACCTCCCAGTGATATTATCTATCAACCCCAGTGGGCTTTCTCCGCTTTATACACGAGGAGACTGAGGATGTCAAAGTAAATGACACCAGATTAGGACACAGCCGTCCCTGTTTTTAAGGAGCGGGACCTGCCGGCAAGGGGCAGTCACACAGCCAGAGCCCTGAACGCCGTAAGCTGGGAGCTGCCAGGAGCTGTGGGAATACGAAAGAGGCAGAATTTAATCGGTACAGTTGCTTTGGAAAATGATCTGAtggttcctaaaaaagtcaaacatGGGGTCACTACTTGACCCAACTTCCTCCTAGGTTCATACCCaggagaactgaaaaatacatgtaCCCAGAAAAACCTGCACGCAgatgttcatagcattattcataagagcAAAGAGGTGGGAACAACGCAAAACTCCAttaactgataaatggataaacaaaatgggggTCTacccatatgatggaatattattcagcaataaaaaagatacAAGTACTGGTACATGCTACAAtgtagatgaaccttgaagacatcatgctaggtgaaagaagtcagacgCGGAAGGTCACGCGTCGTCCATTCCGTCTGTATGAAATGCCCGGCGTAGGCAAATCCAGGCATAGAAAGTAAGTGGTtccaggagctgggagaggagATGGGGCAAGAAAAGCTGATGGGTGTGGAGCTTCTTTTTGGGCTGATGAAGATGTTGAAAAATTAGTGGTGATGATTATGCAACCTTGTGAACTTACTAAAATCCACGGAATTGTACTCTTTAAAAAGAGTTTTGTGGTGAGTTAGATCTCAATAAACTGTATTAAAAAAGATGTATTCTAATTTGAGGGTGAACTGAAGCCagacccaggtctcctgacttcCTTTCAGTTTCCATCTTCTcgaaattaaaaacttaaaacagaCAATGTGGCAAAGAAATAGTGGGATTATATCTTAGAAATGGGGACAGTCCAAAGAGTCTTTCAGCCGACAGTTCGCACCTGCCCGGGTCATgcagcagggaggggctgtgtgtggggaggggaggccagcgCTCCGCCCTGCCCCTTGGCTCCCAAAGCCCTGTGGGCCTTCAGTGTCCCTCACTGCAGCCTCGTATCCCCAGGCAGCAGACACGCAGCCCCTCTGAGATAAAATACTAACTCAGGGAAAGACTGTCTTAGTCTGCTTGGGCGCCTCAAAAAAATGCCTCTGGATGGCTTACACAGCAAGcatttatttcccacagttctagaggctCGAAGTTTGAGCTCAGGCTGCTAGCGTGCTTGCGTTCTGGTGCAGGGCTGAGCAGACGGGAGGGGCTCTCGTCGCTTCTAATTCTCTTCGTGTAGGGCCATTAATCCCACTCATGAGGGCTCCACTCTTAGGACCTGATTATCTCCACAAACACCCTCGCACAGGGGATTAAGGCCTCATTTTGAATTGGGGGTGCGGGAGACACACCCAGTGCACAGCAACTGCTTTTAAAAACGTTTTGCTATTTAGCAATTGTTTTTCGGGTGGCTACCATGTGCTGGCATCTCATTCATGTGATTGACAAGGTGGCAAAGCAAATGTGaatagtgctcaataaatactgaccTAGGGATTCCCCAGAGTGGTTATAATGTATCTGAAGGGGTAGGTACCAACCCTAAGAAAATCTCTGCCAGTGCCACCTGGTTGTGTTGCCCAGTTTAAAACTTCCCTGGGTGGTATCAGGAAGTGGGGGTAGGTGGGTTCATTCCATCACTGGTTAAATCTCAGACTGATTCTATCCCAGGGTTCCAAATTAGCTAAGGGCCTCAAATGTGGGAAAGCCGGGCTCCAGCAAGCCTCTGTGCCTCTGGAACCCACCCAGGTCTGTGGCTAGGCCCTCTGGTCATATGCACGCGGAGGTgccagcagggaggggctggactGCTAATACCAAGTATCAAGTAAACAAGGAAGGGAAGAGCATGCCTTTCACGGGCAGATGTCTCAGTAATACACTGTGACAGGCAGAATTTTAAGATGGCTTGCAAGATTTTTGCTCCAGAAATACACAGCTGTGCAATTCCCTCCTCTTGAGTGTGGGTCTGAATCTGACAGACGTCACTCCCGTGATTAGGCAAAGGGGATAAGATAGTCACTCTCTTGTTTGTTACCTTACATAAGACTCTGTCTGTCTTAGCAAACTGCAGAGACATCTCTCCTAGTCTTTAGGGACTGGCTCAGTGGAGGGAAAGACCTTCCCTAAAACAATTCAGCATGAAGTTAAGGCTTAAGGCCTCCTATCTCTCAGTTTGTATTTTCCttggcgcgcgcgcgcgtgtgtgtgtttCGGTCAGTTCTGCAGGTTGCATCACTGCACTTGAATGTCTTAATTTCCCAAAGAGTATCACCCCTGCTTTTTCTCAGGGCAGTCAATGTTGTGTTATATTCCTCTGCCAGAATGTTTTTGTCCCCAGGCACCTGTGAACTGCTGTCTCTCTGTAGCTCCCCCAGGGTTTGGAATCTGCCAGTGACCTTACTGGCCTCCAACCTGATTTCCAAACTGTTGCCACCATTCTGATCAGTGTTGACGCAGGCAATGCAGAAACCAGACCAACGTATTCGTATcccattcttttccttccttggtTTCTACAGTATTCACATGTTATTTTGATCAGTATTTGTTTACCTAGTGTTTTTATGGGGATCAAGGTTAAAtctcaaaatcttttttttattggcATAGTTGGCCTCCTGTAATTTTTGTCATCCATGCAAAGGTTTTGCACCCATTGAAATGACTTATATGTCATTAATTTGTAGGActtattaaattaatttattattttcttaccaATTATTGTTTTCTTACCAGCTCTTTAAgtgattcaaatatttatttagctgtGTGTCTCATCATTTCAATTTTTATGGTATTTTATAATAACAGACTCTTTCCTTTTAATATAGTTGGTCATATGTTGAATACATACTTATTGTCAAGAACCTGGTCTGTGGGACCAGTAACACTTCTGTCCTCTTATAGGGTTATACTCCAGCATCAATTTTGTGATAAGAAATTAGTTAGACTTTAGTCTTTTTAGTGTTGTTATGTGATATCATATTCTGACTCTACTTTGGTGTATTTATCCAATCTGATTAAATCTTCATAAATCCATCATCTTGCCTTAAAAAAATCTGGATTTTTCTGATTGTTGAGGTGGCTTCCATACCTGCCAAAATTCCACCCTCAACACGGGTGAAGGGATGCTGATTAAAACACAGAACTTACACTGTTTCTTTGCTCACCGCTCTCCCAGTCACAGAGTGTATTGCAAACACAGCATTGCTTAAGATTAAAATGCTATTCAGGTGAAATAATTTTGTTAAAGTttacattttagtatttttaatattagttTTAGTTGAAAGCTTTTTTACTTAAATTACTGCTTAAAAGTTATGTGTTATGGTACTTAGTAGGCAGCTTTTGTAAATTATGCTCCATTAAATGAAATTCACTTTCAGAACTTACTGTCAGCCACTGACACTTTGAAGAATTGGATATTCTTTTCGTCTTTATCTCCCAGCTCTAATCATTTCCCTTTCATTACCACTAACTTTATTAATATAAAACTttccaagaaaggaaaaactatcACTGAATAGAAAACTCTTCCATTTATGAAAACTGATCTAATCAAAATTAGATTTGaaaattactttggctttgttaattttaaaaattaacaatgaaTAAGAGTCcaatatatttaaacataaaacatGTAACTGATTTGTCTAAATAGCATTTTAAGCCAATAGTGTTTAGGTGACATGGATGCTATGAATAACAATCATGTCTAAATACATTTCTTACAGCTAATAAATTCAATGACAATGCTATCTCTACAtgaaatctgtttctttttatggaGAATCTCTTATGCCCAACTTAACTGGGATATGCTGGTCTTTTTTAAGGCTTTTAATTTGATGTGTTAATATTCTCCAGAGGCTCCAAGTTTTCATAGTGAATTGTCTCCATTGAATGAGACTCCATTACTTGGGAATGTGGAGTCTTTTAATGACAAAACAAAACGATGAGCTTTAAAAATTTGCTAATTCAAGAACTTCCAAATTATCCTTGGTGcaccaaggatttttttttcaaaaaaaaacttCACTGAGATCTTCACTTTTTCCACCATCCAATATTTCTGCTGCCACCTTTGAATCACTACCTAGTCATAgttaatggctttttttttttttttgtagataattatttttttattgaagggtagttgacacacattattacattacattagtttcaggtgtacaatatagtgattcaacatttatatacatgaaaattctaggtaccagctatcaccataccaactgttacaatatcttgactatattcattacatcccggttacttattattttaccattggaagtgtatacttttttttttttttttttttgtgagggcatctctcatatttattgatcaaatggttgttaacaacaataaaattctgtataggggagtcaatgctcaatgcacaatcattaatccatcccaagcctaattttcatcagtctccaatcttctgaggcataacaaacaagttcttacatggagaacaaattcttacatagtgaataagttacatagtgaacagtacaagggcagtcatcacagaaactttcggttttgctcatgcattatgaactataaacagtcagttcaaatatgaatacacatttgatttttatacttgatttatatgtgcataccacatttctctctttattattattatttttaataaaatgctgaagtggtaggtagatacaagataaaggtagaaaacatagtttagtgttgtaagagagcaaatgtagatgatcaggtgtgtgcctgtagactatgtgttaatccaagctagaccagggcaataaaacatccacgtatgcagaagatttctctcagaacagggggggtgaggttctaagcctcacctctgctgctccccaatttctcacctgatggcccccctgcgactgtgcctgtcttaggttgttcctcccttgaggaatcttacccgtctctggctaaccagtcatcttccggggccatacagggaaatgtaaagttggtaagtgagagagaagccttattgtttgaaatggttagctttttatttctttgcatatttatgccctgtagcttctatgcccagcatttgtcttgaggtatctttaccacttggaagaattatgatactcggtaaattcgacatgtggcatgagttctatttaaaggttgtgattaggtaggaagaagaaaagctacagaagtagcaggcagaagaaaacctgggaagattgattatttctttgacatatcttcttgtagagtaacttcagcatggataggttttaaacgactaattaaattgcgcacacacattaacataataggagtatagttacctaaccaaagcatatctgtaattaccagccatctccagtgaaaccaagaaaaccagttaggcaccttaggcatttgtgaaaacttatctatgatatggtggatattgtccaactgaacttgaacagtctgagagaaatcagacaaattaaaacaacccattcctggggaatgttcacatcccttatgttcttttaacagtaaatagtctgtagttgtaagattttggagcgctacaatttgcacttctcctaattcttgattgagttccaacagtatagatccagtcaaatttgttgttttactgtatgcacaggccagcttagatatctccttcattcccatggcaagtccagctgctggtgggatgagtgcatctacagctgtagcagtgcgtggatctttgttggggttttttgatgatcatcttctggcatgagtcttccggagagtgctggtgttggaagttctttttcatattgtatcttagttcattttcggggtagcccaattaggctttgatcctctgtataaacacaaacagaccctttgcctacacttttatatgccctttatactcttgtgtagaactcattggaggttaccacacaggaactgccctttttttttttggtttcactaatctacacttacatgacgaatattatgtttactaggctctcccctataccaggtcccccctataaacccctttacagtcactgtccatcagcatagcaaaatgttgtagaatcactacttgccttctctgtgttgtatagccctcccctttctcccacccccccatgtatgctaatcttaatacccccctacttctcccccccttatccctccctacccacccatcctccccagtccctttccctttggtacctgttagtccattcttgagttctgtgattctgctgctgttttgttccttcagtttttcctttgttcttatattccacagataagtgaaatcatttggtatttctctttctccgcttggcttgtttcactgagcataataccctccagctccatccatgttgctgcaaatggttggatttgcccttttcttatggctgagtagtattccattgtgtatatgtaccacatcttctttatccattcatctatcgatggacatttaggttgcttccaattcttggctattgtaaatagtgctgcgataaacataggggtgcactgatctttctcatacttgattgctgcattcttagggtaaattcctaggagtgcaattcctgggtcaaatggtaagtctgttttgagcattttgatgtacctccatactgctttccacaatggttgaactaatttacattcccaccagcagtgtaggagggttcccctttctccacagcctcgccaacatttgttgttgtttgtcttttggatggcagccatccttactggtgtgaggtgatacctcattgtagttttaatttgcatttctctgataattagcaatgtggagcatcttttcatgtgtctgttggccatctgtatttcttttttggagaactgtctgttcagatcctctgcccattttttaattgggttgtttgttttttgtttgttgaggtgtgtgagctctttatatattctggacgtcaaggctttatcggatgtgtcattttcaaatatattctcccatactgtagggttcctttttgttctattgatggtgtcttttgctgtacagaagcttttcagcttaatacagtcccacttattcatttttgctgttgttttccttgcccggggagatatgttcaagaagaggtcactcatgtttatgtctaagaggtttttgcctatgttttcttccaagagtttaatggtttcgtgacttacattcaggtctttgatgcattttgagtttacttttgtgtatggggttagacaatggtccagtttcattctcctacatgtaactgttcagttttgccagcaccatctgttgaagagactgtcatttcaccattgtatgtccatggctcctttatcaaatattaattgaccatatatgtctgggttaatgtctggattctctagtctgttccattggtctgtggctctgttcttgtaccagtaccaaattgtcttgattactatggctttatagtagagcttgaagttggggagtgagatcccccctactttattcttctttctcaggattgctttggctattcggggtctttggggtttccatatgaatttttgaattatttgttccagttcttaatggctttcttttaaaaaatatcttctaatttgggtataattgacatgtaattgGTATATagcttattagtttcaggtgtacaacatgatgattccATATTTGTATACACTGTGAACTAATTACAAGCCTAGTTTCTAATTTTAAGTAACATCTCACCTTACATAGTTACAAAAATCAATAGCTTTCTGTAATTTGTATTTTACAACTGTTTTTCTGAGGTAATATCAAATCTTACGCAGTACAATACCTGTAATCACAGGGGAAATGATAATCAATTCCCAAGGAGGTGAGATCCTGGATTTAAGATACCCCTATATTTTGTGTATCAGAGCAAACAGGCTCCCCCACCTGCAGACGTTATTCTTTATCAAATTAGCATTACATTCACTGTCATGTTTTTAAGATCAATGTCAGGTCCTAAAAGGAAGCAAATAAAAGAAGACTGAATAGAGATATTAAATGGATGCAAGTGTTGACAATAATAATACAGATCCAGTTTTGGGCTCCTGTTTGCACTCCTCCATCCTCCTGTTATGCCCCGATCTGGGGTATTTTCCCTCTTGTCTCTGACTGATCACACATAGGTCTGTCTCTGAAACTGGCTGTGATGCTTCAGAGCGTGTGTATCCAAACTGCAGTACAATCGTTTTATTAGTTTCCTGTACCAGTGGCCATATTTTGTGGATGACCCACGGAATGATTTGTGCATTTAGATCTGTGGTCTTCCGGAGTATCTGAAAGATTATGTTTCCCTCTGAGAGCATGCCGGTCTTCACGGACTCTGAACTATGTCTCCAACTCCTGGATCATCAGTTAAAGACAGTACGGCCCCTTTAAAGAAGCAGCTAACTCGCTCCTCCGTCCTGGGCCCCAGTCTCCGTTTCCCAGCGCCCTTCGCAGTGAGGCGGTGTCTTTTCTACTGGAGGTCAGCGGCCGGAGACCTGACCCGCAGGCCCTGAGTGGGTGGCTACCACTTTACCCAGAATGCTTTGCAAGGGGCGGCTCCTTGAGAGACAAACAGCGTCGGGGCGTGACTTCCGGCGTCGCCTTGGAGGCTCTCGGTTTTGTTGCGCCGAGTTGCGTTCCCCTCCGCAAAGGTGAGCAGAGAAGAGGCGCCGTCCCCGCTGTACAGAGGCGGTTCTGAGGCCCGGTTGCGCCGCCCGCGGGCCCCGCGCCAGGGCCGGGATCGGAACCGCCTCTCCCGGGTCGCCTCGTCACCGAGTCCGACGGCGGCGGCCGCGCTGAGCGGCCCGGCCCAGGTACCTGCCCGTCCCCGGGCCTCCCGCCCCGACCCACCCTCGGGCCCCGAGTGCGGGCCCTGCCCAGCGTCCGGGATGGAGAGGCGCCCGTGGGCGGGGCCCGTGTCCTGAGCGCCGGCTTGACGGCGCGTGGGACCAGTTACGGGCGGGGGGACCCGCGCGAGCGGAGGCCGGTGGTGCGACCTAGCTGGGAGGACTCAGGAGTCCGGGGAAACTGGGTCGGCCTTCCGCCTGCAGGGAACTGTGAGGCGGAGGCGCGCCGGGACTGGCGGGAAGAGGGGTTTACCTCTTTTCTGAGGACCCCGGCAGCCATGGAGGGTTGTGAACAGAAGAGGGGCACAGTCTGTTAGGGTTTCGAAAGTTTCGCTAGAGGTACTCAGAAGGAGAACAGGGTGGAGAGGGTGTGATAGGGACAGTGAAGTTCTAAGAGGTTGAAtctttgttcaaggtcacactgcTCGTAAGAGGTGACGTTGAGCGCTAAGGCCCAGAGGCTAGTCGGCCAGCCCGACGTCACCTGATTACAGGGGCAGTGACCCATACAAGGCCTGAGCCCATTAAAACCCGCCTGAGACTCATTCCTCTAAAGCCTTCCACTTCAGACAGGTGTCCGTGACTGCAGAAGCGCGTATGTAAACCCAGAGGTTAGTGGCGGATGGCCCAGTGCCTTGTTCATTCTAACCCCCCACCCTCATGTTCTCTGGTTTTCTGTGACTTAAAATGCTTTTCCTCCAGTCCTTGGGTCTTGAGAAACCCCAAGCCCGGGGTCTTAAGTCTTATCCCAGGCTTTATATAGAAGTGTTCCCATTACTGGCAACCATTGTAAACATGCGTAAAGTTAACCCAGGAGCTGGTACTAGGATGTAGATATGTTCAAAGGTAAAACTGATCAGAGGGAAGAAATGGTACTATGCAGATCCTAACTGGCTCCATCTGGGTACAGAGTGGAGAATAGAGTGTGGGCCCGTGGGAGGAGGAAGATATGGGCAAGGGCTAATGCCACAGTCCAGGTGAGAACTCTGGCGGAGTTGTGGCCCAGGGGATGTGGTTGTAATCCCGCTGGTGTTTTAAAGGCGGCCTACTGGATTTTCCAATGTGGATTTTCTAACGTGGATGGTGAGGGGGTTttagttgcatttccctgatgtttagtgatgttgggcatttttttcacttatctttggtaaaatgtctactcatcttttgttttttaagatgaaTTTCGGGTGTTAACCTTTTCATTAATAAGATAGTGAAACAACAAACCCTTATGTAAAAACTTCATTTATTGTTTAGCGATATGACTTCATTGCCATAAGGAATTACTGTATTCAAATACCAGAAGAGTATTTCCTAAACGTTTTTGTATGCAGTGACCACATACAGCATATGCTTTTAGGTTTAATctgcattatttatatattctctgtCACTTTCTTAAGTCTAGATAGTCAACAATTCAGTATATCAAGCCATGATTTGTAGTATTGTCAATTTCCATAGTGTAAACTCTCCCATTATGGCCAATTTAAAACTGCCAATATGATTTCATTGAAAATGGAGTTGGGAAGAGTTGCCAGTAGACGGTACCATATTGTTTCACTGTACTGATAGAGTAGCTGCAATTAACATCAAGAACATAGAAAATAACACTGTAATATGATTAGGATATCAGAagcttctatattttattttaaaagcttaatGGAGGTATAATTGACTTAAAATAAGCCGTACATACTTAAAAGAGTACATTCTGATACATGAGTATACCTTGAAACCAAAACTTTCCTCCTGTCTTTAAAATTCATCCTACTCAGCATATAAAATTACTGGTACAATGACATGTTCTATCTTTTGTTATGGCTATTTAAAGTatacacagaaaaggaaaaaagactgtTATGAAGCCAGATGACCCTTTCCCCACCTTCTATTGTCATTTATCATTTCATAGTCATTCTTGTTTCATCTGTTCCTGGCTATACTCGTGGATTAGCTTATTTATAATTCCATATGCCATATCATTTAATGCATATGTTCAGAATGCACTTGAAAAATGTAAGGTATCCTTCCTAACCCAGTAGTtacagcaaaaataaattttatcaatGCTCAGTTGTCTTAAAAATGTTGCTTTACTAATTGCAATCAGAAATCCAAAATAAATCCTCACAGCTTTCTATATTTGTGCCTCATAAGCTTCTTAACATGTAGGGTCCACTTAactttgttatttatttgttgaagttGCTGAGGCATTTGTTGATTCAGACTTCCTACATTCAAGTTGCGGCTTGAGTGTCTGATACTGTCTAACTGGTAATCCTTCCCATAGCCCTGCAGGTTTGGTCCCTGCAGGCAGGTGATGTCGACTGTTGGGGAAACGGCTTTTTCCCAATCCCAGAAATCCTCTCCAGGGAGGTAGTAGTCTGAAAAGTTACACTTTGTTTGCAGATGAGTTAGGTAAGCGCAGACACAAATTTTAAGAGGAG of Manis pentadactyla isolate mManPen7 chromosome 15 unlocalized genomic scaffold, mManPen7.hap1 SUPER_15_unloc_1, whole genome shotgun sequence contains these proteins:
- the C15H19orf18 gene encoding LOW QUALITY PROTEIN: uncharacterized protein C19orf18 homolog (The sequence of the model RefSeq protein was modified relative to this genomic sequence to represent the inferred CDS: deleted 1 base in 1 codon), coding for VAATIAITCFRGSQKGVVTFHCYKFSFQRPKPSEAPSDVIQQPKLFTKETRLSPIPGASSRLGALILHRPALMQVITIACVALSIALTCGITISYVIYRRVQAEERQKLVSLYKNVRIPLSGDEEEGSGGEPGEATYLLPENEAGLEKLVPAGKGPASESRRPQSHLNPGPQGSASRGKAERELGFELGKVSITPGEINFPQSTQRGEWPSGCQFPPAGRFQA